The following nucleotide sequence is from Myripristis murdjan chromosome 22, fMyrMur1.1, whole genome shotgun sequence.
TTTGCACCTCTATGTTTTTATTTAGGTAAAGACACAGGGTCTCATTCTCAAGAGGCCTGTTATCTCTGACAAAGGATCtttaacatttttcactgtttacattttgaagGCACCtattaaacttttttaaaattttatttctcCACTTGTGACTTCAGCTGGCACGCTGGTTAGTGACTGAGAGCCAAATGAAACTGTGACAGATAAACATTAACCGAATGTAATCACTGATACTGAGTGGGTGTTAATGTGAGGATCATGAGGAAACTCGGGTGAAATTAATCTTCATAAACTTGCTTCAGATGTGCCTCCCTCATTCAGTCACAACTACTGGCAGTGgctcatttttctctccaacaccacattaaataaaatacatgtctACAAATTCAATATAACGCTTTACAAAATAAGATGACAGGTCACAGAGGATTACGCGAGAAATAATTTCACACCGGAAAGAGGAGTGTATGACTGTTCAGTGTACTTGAAACTGTGATTTAAAGACACCAGGATGCATTAAGTCGTAGAAAGTGAGTAGAAAAACAATCCAACGACACATCGGGgttgttttaatgatttaaGTAACTTTATTGAAGGGAAAACTAAAAGAGACAGAGCCATGAGTTGATTATCAACCGTCAGCTTTGCATCGATACTTCAGGGCTACAAGAAGACAGTGTTTGAGTGGGCGTAAAACTAATAGCTCTTCTACTAACGTCTAAATAATGAAAAGAGATGACAGAAAGCCTTTGAGGGGGAACCAAATTTTCCAACTGCCTAGCCTTACAATCCACTCAGTTTGCAGAAACATATCAGATACAATAGCCTACCTTTATTAACATGCATAAAATACAACATGGAAGTTATACTTTTGTTGCCTTAACATTGATATATACTGCTGTGCTTCTTTCTACACACACTTGATTGTGGAAtaaaatacaacttttttttcctcgggtAATATGTTTCTAATAGTAACGATCAGAAGAGCATACCGACATCACACCAGTCCAGGGAGCAAAAACAAGAGCCGAGACCCGGGTTCCCACAGCTTCGTTTAGGGCCCCCTTTTAAGTGCTGCTACTTATTCCCATTAAGTGCTGTCTTGATTTAGACAGGACAATTCTGCTAATATGAAATGTTGATAATTTGGTGCAGAAATTAAAGGACTTGCAATAGAAATGACCTCCACAAAACGCTCTGAGAAACCCAGCCCAAACGTATCGTCAGTCCCGCAGGATCCAGCCGGTTACCTCGCCGGATCACGACAAGGCTGACGCGCGGGCCGGACTCGGGTCGGTTGGACCGGCGTTtacggtgtgtgtgcagaataaTGAGCAACATCATCGATTCTGGGTTGAATAGCAAAGTGTGTCGGCGCAGGCGAGCCCGGCCTTCTTAACTGGTGCATGCTCAAACAGAGTTCAGAACCATGGTGATTAAACTCCATATAAAACTTGGCGCAATGTCTGAACTGGCACATGTCCGAACTAGAAAACACTATCTTCTTATGAGCGCAcgggtggggggaggaggaggaggaggaagaggagaaggaggaggatgaggaggaggaaaggggcggggggggaggaggaaatAAAACGGACTgattaacataaaaaaagaaacgaaaagaaaaaaaaagaaatccggAACTTTAAGTTGGATCCAGCGACAACGTTTTCCACCGGCTTTCCAGAGGATGCCATCACATTGCGTATTTTTGTGTCCATTCTTTTGCCGTTTTGCTGtatctggaaaaaaaggaaaaggaaaaaaatcagccaagGAAGACTGTACATACTTCACTGTAATGATGATGCGCACACACGTCTTCACCAAATAAATTGTTCACGACTGATTAGATTTGTTACAACTCATGCAATGTTGAATGAATCCAAATGTTGGGTGTTTTCCTGTAACACCTCACACTTCCTTATCACGGGCTGTAAAAAGGCTGAGTAAAGTTCAGGGGGACGAACTTccgagcagaaaaaaaaagttttcatgctGCTGACAACAGGGCAATCCATGGGTATTTAGTTTTAACAGTCAAACTGTGGCTGAGTTTACATGAACAGAGAATCCTGACCCTAACCTGGTTTTGGTTCCGTGTATGTACATCTGACATCTCAGAATAATCCAGAGTTTGGACTCTGATGATGAGAAACCCTGTTAAAATTGCTGACTTACTTCCCTATTAAAAAACAAGCTCGTGTGGCCTGTAAACATCTCACTTGCTTTCACTTTTTGTTTCCACGGAGGGGAAAACCAGCTGTGCTTAATTTGGTGCCCAGTTGAGCCGGTCTTTACGCAGGCAGGCGTGGTGAAGATAAACCACCGAAACAGACTAGAAACTGTCAGCTGGTTTAGAAATCACATGACAGCCGGCCCCACGTGAAAACAATGGCACGGGTacataaacaataaatgtgCCTATCATAttataaatagatttttttttaaaactaactTGTCAAAGTGAAATCCAAATTAGGTGAGGCAGGTTTCATTTTAGGcaatacttttcaaaacaaaatctcttacccctttgtgtttttcttcatcttgCTACCTTATCTAAGCAGTGTAAACAGCACATGACTAGGGTGATTTTGGCATCTAAACAGACTgcttcagtttttttccacCTATGGTAAGCACCCTGCTGTTGCTGAGTGGAAAAAGGTAGCTGGCAGCTAAAAGTGCTCATACCGTTTCATTGACAAACTGTTCTCGTTGTAGGCGGGACACCACAGGTCTGCcaactggtttaaaaaaaaaaaaaaaatcacggcGACAGACTCGGTCGCAGGGTATCAAAGGTGCATTCAAACAGTTTAACCCAAATAAGAGCTTTAGTGGAGTATAGCCAATTGCCAGGTTACCCTGTGCAAGTAAACACAGCCAGAGATTAGTACAATCACCTAAAAATACTGATCAGTCCCACACTGCAGACGCATATTCCAGTGAATCAGAACGAAAGCCCAAAACTTAAACTGGAGGCTCCAGGGGGACACTGGAGAGGCAGCGACAAGCGCCTCCGGGTGTGCCAGTGCGACAAGaacatcacaaaaacacatcGACCAAATTCATACCACTAGCCAAGATGCAGCGCTGGCTCTTGGCCTTACCCTAAAGCGTGGCATACTTCTCTGTCCACTCCCGCGCTAGTTTATTATACCTGACAGAGTGAAACTTGGTTACATAATGGATTCAGGCTGGACATACACTTGAATTTTTCAGGTCTGTGAAGCTTGCATTGTAAATAAAAGGTACACTCATTATAAGGGTAGTCGTTCCTTTTGGAGGAGGGCGTCGTAtataaaaatgcacataaaacatAGAAAACATGTACTTACTTCTGGGTATCTGTTTTATAGATTCGTGCGATCTCTGGCACTAGCGGGTCATCTGGGTTTGGGTCACATAGGAGTGAGCAGATGGACAGAAGAACTGCGAGAAACAGGAGAGAACAGTTtgatcctgtttgttttttttttttcaactgggCTGCCAGGAACCTCAAACTAAAATGGTCTcttttgtgttctgtgtttttgccttatctatacaaataaactaaCCCTGGCTCTGTGGAAGGCATACATCGGGCCTGAGTGTTCGACATTTCCTGTAACATCTAAACCAGGCGTCGACACAGTCACTCAGGATAGTGTAACAACAAAAGGAATGATGTCACACTCTATTATCATGACCTCTTCCGCATAAAATGACAATTGGCATCCAACAGCACAATTCATGTTATATGGCTTAAAATAAGTCAATTTAAAGCTTAATTGCTCACCAACTTTACAGTTTGCAATTCATCTGGAAGCATAACAGAACAAGTACAATACATCATTTGGAAACTTTAATGCTGTTACCAGGCGGGGTGGCATGTGACCCCCTATTGATTTACCTGACAAAGATAAATTTGGGATGTCCTTTGACAATTTAATGCCATGGAGGCATTAATTAtgtaacaataaatacacagtaaGTAGTCGTGCAGTGACTGTCTGTACCTTTAGAAATAGTAAGCGCTGGAGACCACTGCGATCTGAGAATATCCAGACAGATACTGCCATTACTGTTAATATTTGGGTGGTAAATTCTTGTTGTAAATGCaacctgaaaaagaaaaaaagaaaggagcaTGCTATAAGAACAAGGAAAACAATGTCCAAACATACGTCAGCTTGATGCTTTGTGACTGTTTGACACAGAGGGAAAGGCTAAGGCCAGTTCATCAGCCGCCTCTGGAATAATAAGTCATTACATCCCGGCACTTGCATAAGCAGACAACATAGTAAACAATACAACTGAActcaatacaatacaatacaatgaagGCACgcttttaaacttttatttgaaaaaatgttattgtatTATAGAATGGTAGTGTGTAAGAatttgatggtgatggtgactTCAGCTATACAGGAATTAAATGTTTCAAAAATCCAAGGTATTCATTCCCATGAACGTAGTAGTCATGTTTAAACAGTGCGTGTATATACTCTAAAGCAAACTTTAGATAGCTGGTTTGTTAGGTGAACGTATAAAAGGCTGAACAACAAGATAAGAGGCTAAACTGATGACAAAAAGAAACCTTGAGCTCTTGTTTATGTGTGACCAGGCATCCTAACTCACCTTGGGTGGTTTGAAGGGGTAGTCTGTTGGAAAATGAATTGTCAAGAAGAAAACTCCTCCCTGGTATGGACTATCACTCTGAAAGAAGGAAGAACAATTACACACTTGAGAGAAAATAATCTAAACCAGCTTCCTGCCATTTGTAATCAAATAAGTTGCATCAAATTTCAGCCCATATAGTCCAAATCTGAAGCATCCAGCATCAGAGTGACGTagcttttaaaataaataaatgtcatataTATCATGTACTTACAGGTCCCATGATTGTTGCTTGCCAGTGaaacactgcagagaacacagagGGTGAGAGTTAGCGATCGGGGAACTTCAACTGTGAAGCCACATAAAAGGCACAGATGCAGTGAGAGACAGGAACTGGGTTTACACCTCTGACGGCACACTGACTGTCAACACTGTCTTTGCAGCACCTCACTGACACCAtttcccttttgttttctcGGAAATCACCTCTATTTGTAGCCAAGGTGGTCTgccaaaaaactgttttgtttgcatAGGAAATGTTATATAGGTTCCCATGTTTATTTAGATCACTTGGCTATTTTTTATTGGTAGAGTTAAGCAAATTGTGACAAGCCTGCCTACTCTTAACACTGCTCCTAATCCTGTCTGTGCCTTTGCAGGtaaattaaaaagacaaaactacAGTGTTTGGTGAATTTCATACTGTCCTGCAGTAGTGGTAGATTGTGTTGTGCTCATTCATCACCGCTGACAGTGCACTTGATTCAACACTTCTAAAAATAGACATCAGGTTATCAGGTTTTTTTCATTCTGCATTATCACTTGACACTTAGGTTATACATTATCCTTAAAAATGTACCAAAATCTTTTAATTTTGTGCCATCAATCAggtgtaacttttttttcccccttccaaGCAGCTGATGTCTCATTCTGGGAGAGAAGTCGTGCCATATGTGTATTCAGGTATTATCTAACTATAAACAGGAGTGAGACACTTACTGTCATCGCCCACCGGGCCTGCTGAGCACTGTGCTGGAGGGTCACGAGCCAGGTCGTTAAGCTCCTGTAACAAAGACAGGGTTTGAAACAGTGACTGATTAGTCTGTGTCGATCCTCTCCGAGACAAAGCGATGACGACAATCGCACAAAGACTGAGTACCACTTAACATCCTGACACAGGGTTAGATGCCAATATGGAGCCTGCAGTACTGACGAGATAACAGAGAGGACTGAGGAAATAAGAGACGCTAATGAGGGAGGTTAAGTTTTGGGTGGCGGTCACTAGGggcgagagagaaaaatcaattGACTTAAGTATCGCAATCCTTTTTATTACCGTgtctttattatcattttttttttattactgaaatCGGTTCAAAGTAAAGGTTTTGCTATCATATAAATCATGACGACCTAAGGAATctgtcatgctaggttgtcgGCGAGGAGCTAAATATTGTTCTATATTTTGGCTAAATTGTGGTGAGGGGAAAACTGGCATGGCCGTTTTCAGCGGGGTCCCTCGatctctgacctccagatatcttaATTAAAATAGGTTGTCTGGGCACCCAGAGGTCTCCCTTTTACAGAAATGCCCACCTTATGATAGTCCAATTCAGTATGAGAAACAAACCATGCATCTGTTTGCatgcagagaaaatgtgttttggtgtatttgtgcatactgGTGCCTGAACAGTCGTGGGGCTGCATGAACTGGGTATGAATGGagagctgagactcttgtggtttcaatgagccacattttattcatgtgagatgatgttagcccccacaGTCGCCTTGTCACTGTATAAAACGGCCCACTGTGACCTTTGGGATAATCACAGCTTTACGAAACTTTATacccacaaactagaggataattcaagCACAATAACTTGTGATATCAAATCGCAACACATATAAAATCAGCACCCAAGTATCACGCCGGTATCAAGTCACGAGATAAACATATTGTCCCAGTCCTATAGTCTCCAGGCTCGACTGCAAGATGAGACATGAGTGGCTACTACTGTCTCATGTTATTTATAGGCCTCCAGCTATTTTGGAGTGAGGTGGTGGGGGGCAACACCCACCTTGGGCCCCCCTATGGGCACATACTATTTCACTTTTACTTTATGGATTTTCCCCAGCAGGAAGTTCAGCTGCCAACACGGAAGATTTTGAGTCCATGTtaggagcagagcagaggttTCGGTCTGCCATCCGCTTTGCCAGCACACGCTGAACCAGTAGGATTGCATACCAGAGCAATGCatcatgaaaacatgacaaactgCTCGGATTTCCTCAATGAGTGACGTGAATCGTAGATGTCTTACCTAACCCTAATTGCTGACGACGTGAACAGCCTTAGGAACCACATCTGAgtacactgggttgtacttaggttattctgttgttctgttgttaggttattcttattctgctatacttagatcttattctttatttctatttttttttttatttatttaatctgtggatactgctgaagaaaatgtgaatttcctgcaggatgaataaagtgtCTACCTACCTACCATCTGATGAGGGATTCAAGTGAAGGCTTGTTGCcatccccccccaccccccatccccccagACGGCATTCCCCTTATCTGTCTGATCGAGTAAAGGTATGACATGTTGGGCCATATTGGACATAATACGTGGCCTTTTTTACTGCGATGGTGCCCCGGGCGAGCACAGTTGCTAAACCTTAACTAACCTTAACCTTCATGTTGGTTGCTAGCTTGACGCTGctagcaaacaacaaaaaaaaaatcccctcgcCATCCACCCAACCATCCATCCTTTCGCGTTTTCCACTCGAGCACCCAACAGTGAAACTCAAGTCATTCAAC
It contains:
- the LOC115354181 gene encoding ubiquitin-conjugating enzyme E2 D2-like, with protein sequence MALKRIHKELNDLARDPPAQCSAGPVGDDMFHWQATIMGPSDSPYQGGVFFLTIHFPTDYPFKPPKVAFTTRIYHPNINSNGSICLDILRSQWSPALTISKVLLSICSLLCDPNPDDPLVPEIARIYKTDTQKYSKTAKEWTQKYAM